In the genome of Streptomyces liliifuscus, the window CGTCCGGCGAGCGGGATGCGCTCGAAGGCGCCCAGGAAGAGCAGGCCGAGCAGGATCGTCAGGGTGCCGAGGATCCGGGTGATGAGGTCCTGGTGGGCGAGCAGCGTGTTGCCGGCATAGCCGAGCGCGGCCCCGTAGCTGGCGAAGAGGACGGAGAAGCCGAGGATGAACAGCGCCGTCCCGGCGACCATCCGGCCCCGGCTCTCCCGGCCCGCCTGGACGTCGGCCGCCGACATGCCGGTGGCGTACGAAAGGTAGCCGGGCACCAGCGGCAGACAGCACGGCGAGAAGAACGACACCGCACCGGCCAGCAGGGCGAGCGGCGCGGCCAGCAGCAACGGCCCGTCGGCGACGAGGTCGGGTATGGCGGCACTCAAGGACAGCCTCCAGAACGGCGCACGAAGGAACGGTGCGCCGCGCTGGACGCCCCCGCGACAATACTCCTAACCTGATTAGGTGAGGCAGAGGGGCCTCCTGTCGCCGCGACCGAGGAGGACGTCATGGCCAAAGCCGCCGTGTCGCACCCGCTGTTCGCCCGGATCTACCCCCGCATCAACGCCTTCGCCGAGGCCCACGGCTCCGTCGAGCACCGCCAGGAGATGCTGGCCGGCATCCACGGGCGGGTGATCGAGATCGGCCCGGGCCTGGGCTCGAACTTCGTGCACTACCCGGCGGAGGTGGAGCAGGTCGTCGCCATCGAGCCGGAGGCGAGGCTGCGCGCGGTCGCCGAGCAGGCCGCCGCGAAGGCCGCCGTGCCGGTGGAGGTGCGGGCGGGCCGCGCCGAGGAGCTGCCGGCGGACGACGACAGCTTCGACGTGGCGGTGTTCTCGCTGGTGCTGTGCACCATCACGGACGTGCCAGCCGCACTCGCCGAGGCCAGGCGGGTCCTCAAGCCGGGCGGGGAACTGCGCTTCTACGAGCACGTACGGTCCGAGCGCCCACGTTTCTTCCGGATGCAGCGGCTGCTGAACCCGCTGTGGGGCCTGCTCGGCGGCGGCTGCCACCTCACCCGCGACACCGAACGGGCCATCCAGGAGGCGGGCTTCACAGCAAAGGAGATCCGCCGCTTCGACTTCCTGATCAACGGCCGGGCCAGCCCCGCCTCCCCGTC includes:
- a CDS encoding cytochrome c biogenesis CcdA family protein; translated protein: MSLSAAIPDLVADGPLLLAAPLALLAGAVSFFSPCCLPLVPGYLSYATGMSAADVQAGRESRGRMVAGTALFILGFSVLFASYGAALGYAGNTLLAHQDLITRILGTLTILLGLLFLGAFERIPLAGRTFRVSYHPRAGLAGAPLLGVMFGLGWTPCIGPTLAAVMSLSFTTGSAGRGALLAFVYSVGLGLPFLIAALGFRRALHAFGFARRNARTVMRFGGAMLVIVGILQVSGLWAYFAGLLRYWVAGYQPAL
- a CDS encoding class I SAM-dependent methyltransferase, whose amino-acid sequence is MAKAAVSHPLFARIYPRINAFAEAHGSVEHRQEMLAGIHGRVIEIGPGLGSNFVHYPAEVEQVVAIEPEARLRAVAEQAAAKAAVPVEVRAGRAEELPADDDSFDVAVFSLVLCTITDVPAALAEARRVLKPGGELRFYEHVRSERPRFFRMQRLLNPLWGLLGGGCHLTRDTERAIQEAGFTAKEIRRFDFLINGRASPASPSIIGTARPST